One region of Acidovorax sp. T1 genomic DNA includes:
- a CDS encoding Lrp/AsnC family transcriptional regulator yields MNDANALDKLDKAILRRLQDNGRETYDVIGEQVGLSPSAVLRRVKRLEDSGVIARYVALVKPEAVGLGLTAYLNVRLEKHTESHKRNPMDLFRASVQTWPEVVECAALTGEMDYLLRVVVADMAHYSRFIMDTLLKHPSVQDCKTSFVLDRVKATTAVPV; encoded by the coding sequence ATGAACGACGCCAATGCCCTCGACAAGCTGGACAAGGCCATCCTGCGCCGCTTGCAGGACAACGGGCGCGAAACCTACGACGTGATTGGCGAGCAGGTCGGGTTGTCCCCGAGTGCGGTGCTGCGGCGCGTGAAACGCCTGGAAGACAGCGGCGTGATCGCCCGCTATGTGGCCCTGGTGAAGCCCGAGGCCGTGGGGCTGGGGCTGACGGCCTACCTCAATGTGCGGCTCGAAAAACACACCGAAAGCCATAAGCGCAATCCCATGGACCTGTTTCGTGCCAGCGTGCAGACCTGGCCAGAAGTGGTGGAGTGCGCCGCGCTCACGGGCGAGATGGACTATCTGTTGCGCGTGGTGGTGGCAGACATGGCGCACTACAGCCGCTTCATCATGGACACACTGCTCAAACATCCCAGCGTGCAGGACTGCAAGACGAGCTTTGTGTTGGACCGGGTGAAAGCCACCACCGCAGTGCCGGTGTGA